One stretch of Thermanaerosceptrum fracticalcis DNA includes these proteins:
- the cpaB gene encoding Flp pilus assembly protein CpaB, which produces MKNKVIIILSIVFGLLTSYLIYDYLTKVEQSMTNMQYGEVVVAAGDVTGKTLLTAEMLEIKKMPVDYIHPQAARKKEEVTGSITLAPLTQGEQVLKKKIAKQSDMKNGLAYIVPVGKRALTLAVDEVSGIAGLIKPGDHVDVVATVNIPDPSGLKETPHSLVVLQDLQVLAVGRTLDDKGDGKSTVENKTVTVAVTVEQSRPLVLASQKGTIRLMLRSPVDTGVVNTTPYRAANFLQ; this is translated from the coding sequence TTGAAAAACAAGGTGATCATTATACTTTCTATAGTTTTTGGTCTGCTCACCAGTTATCTTATTTATGATTACCTGACTAAAGTGGAACAAAGTATGACAAATATGCAGTACGGTGAGGTGGTAGTAGCGGCCGGGGATGTCACGGGGAAAACCCTTCTCACCGCTGAAATGCTGGAGATAAAAAAAATGCCTGTTGACTATATTCACCCCCAGGCTGCCCGGAAAAAGGAAGAGGTGACAGGTAGTATCACCCTTGCACCCCTTACCCAGGGTGAACAGGTTTTGAAAAAGAAGATTGCCAAACAGAGTGATATGAAGAACGGCTTGGCTTATATAGTACCCGTTGGCAAGAGGGCGTTAACTCTGGCTGTCGATGAAGTAAGTGGGATTGCGGGACTGATTAAGCCGGGTGACCATGTTGACGTGGTGGCTACTGTTAATATACCCGACCCTTCGGGTTTAAAAGAAACCCCTCATTCCCTGGTGGTACTCCAGGACCTCCAGGTTTTGGCTGTGGGCAGGACCTTAGATGATAAAGGCGACGGTAAGTCTACAGTGGAGAACAAGACGGTTACCGTCGCCGTAACGGTGGAACAATCCCGTCCTCTGGTCCTGGCCAGCCAAAAGGGTACTATCCGGCTCATGCTTCGTTCGCCGGTAGATACGGGTGTGGTGAATACTACGCCGTATAGAGCCGCTAATTTCCTGCAGTAA
- a CDS encoding pilus assembly protein TadG-related protein codes for MKRNALRLSQLFRKMIGEERGSALVLIALALTVLLSSVALVTDVGIIFLNRIQVANAADAAALAGVQALPDDKTRAELLAEEYGVKNNVPDIVVEVTEDRREIKVTAQRTTNLLFARVMGHNSTLAQAQARVKLEPLTGVKGIVPLGIEEQVLIFGETYILKYAAGSEPGGEYHSGWLGILALQGPGAKLYEEDLMYGFDQEVKVGDLLNIQTGNISGKTQSGVQYRIDRCKHTPACTPDHYEKDCPKILLVPMIKPYNSKQVQVMGFAAFLVEAVAGMGNENYITGQFLYHTISGASSPTGPDNGIYAPRLIQ; via the coding sequence ATGAAAAGAAATGCCTTGAGGTTATCCCAACTATTTAGAAAGATGATAGGGGAGGAAAGGGGTTCGGCACTTGTCCTTATAGCTTTAGCTTTAACAGTCCTCTTATCTTCCGTGGCCCTTGTCACCGATGTAGGCATCATTTTTCTTAACAGGATTCAGGTAGCCAATGCCGCTGATGCGGCCGCCCTGGCCGGGGTGCAGGCTTTACCGGACGATAAAACACGGGCTGAACTGTTAGCGGAGGAATACGGGGTTAAAAACAATGTACCGGATATTGTGGTGGAGGTTACGGAAGACAGACGGGAGATCAAAGTGACAGCCCAGCGCACTACTAACTTGCTTTTTGCCCGGGTTATGGGGCATAACAGTACTTTAGCTCAAGCCCAGGCCCGGGTTAAACTAGAGCCTTTGACGGGGGTTAAGGGAATAGTACCCCTGGGTATAGAGGAGCAGGTCCTGATTTTCGGTGAGACGTATATCTTAAAGTATGCCGCAGGGTCTGAACCTGGTGGGGAATACCATTCGGGATGGCTTGGGATCCTGGCCTTACAAGGTCCTGGGGCTAAACTCTACGAGGAGGATTTAATGTATGGTTTTGACCAGGAAGTAAAAGTAGGAGACTTGCTGAACATCCAAACCGGTAATATTTCAGGAAAAACCCAATCCGGGGTGCAGTACAGAATTGATCGATGTAAGCATACTCCTGCCTGTACACCCGACCATTACGAAAAAGATTGTCCAAAGATTCTTTTGGTTCCCATGATCAAACCTTATAACAGCAAACAAGTCCAGGTCATGGGCTTTGCCGCCTTTTTAGTGGAGGCAGTGGCCGGGATGGGGAATGAAAACTATATTACGGGACAGTTTCTTTATCATACCATTTCCGGTGCCAGTTCTCCTACAGGGCCGGATAACGGGATTTATGCACCAAGGCTTATTCAATAA
- a CDS encoding TadE/TadG family type IV pilus assembly protein, producing the protein MWKKIAQKEKGQALVEMALILPLLLLLVFGIIEFGRIFSAGLVVNHGAREGARLGAVGALDSAIVTRVQNTAVTLDTSQLSVTVTPTETDRKRGGEVRVRVRYPVVVFAPFISVFTGETVTVEGISVMRVE; encoded by the coding sequence ATGTGGAAAAAGATTGCACAGAAAGAAAAAGGCCAGGCTCTTGTAGAGATGGCTCTTATTCTCCCGCTTTTATTGCTCTTAGTGTTTGGCATTATCGAATTCGGCCGCATCTTTAGCGCTGGTCTGGTGGTAAACCACGGGGCCAGGGAGGGAGCCCGTTTGGGCGCTGTAGGGGCTCTCGATAGTGCCATTGTCACACGGGTCCAGAATACGGCTGTTACTCTTGACACTTCCCAGCTCTCAGTTACCGTTACACCCACAGAAACCGACCGGAAGAGGGGCGGGGAGGTAAGGGTAAGGGTCCGTTATCCGGTGGTAGTCTTTGCGCCTTTCATCTCAGTCTTCACTGGCGAGACCGTAACTGTAGAAGGTATTAGCGTCATGCGGGTAGAGTAG
- a CDS encoding A24 family peptidase, protein MIWLDTLLFLVLIICAYTDLRYHRIPNMVLLPVAVLSLVLHLWQEGLQGGFTWLQGLGLGIALFILPFLAGGIGAGDVKLLGVIGALKGPYFVFSSFLMTVLAGGLLSVFILLYRGRLAQTLRRIGMGFKVLVYSRLTVWNLPRLEEDDGNSIIFPYGVAIVLGTITTYWVI, encoded by the coding sequence GTGATTTGGCTTGATACTCTTCTTTTCCTGGTATTAATTATCTGTGCTTATACGGATTTAAGGTATCACAGGATACCCAATATGGTGCTGCTGCCTGTTGCAGTTTTATCCCTTGTTTTACACCTCTGGCAGGAAGGATTGCAGGGAGGTTTCACCTGGCTTCAGGGTTTAGGATTAGGTATAGCTCTCTTTATTCTTCCTTTTCTTGCAGGGGGAATCGGTGCGGGGGATGTAAAACTCCTAGGTGTCATAGGAGCGCTGAAAGGACCCTATTTTGTATTTAGTAGTTTTCTCATGACAGTTCTGGCAGGGGGCTTGCTTTCAGTATTCATACTTCTCTACAGGGGGCGATTGGCTCAAACCCTCAGACGTATAGGGATGGGGTTCAAAGTATTGGTTTATTCCCGTTTGACCGTCTGGAATTTGCCACGCCTTGAGGAAGACGACGGAAACAGTATCATTTTCCCCTATGGGGTTGCCATTGTTTTAGGTACGATTACGACTTACTGGGTGATTTAA
- a CDS encoding Flp family type IVb pilin — MLAMVKRLLVEEKGQGMAEYGLILALVALVVVAGLSMLGGGLDTLFKDVNSKLGTSTGGGTSP; from the coding sequence ATGTTAGCAATGGTAAAGCGCCTTCTTGTGGAAGAAAAAGGTCAAGGTATGGCCGAATACGGGTTAATCCTCGCTTTAGTTGCTTTGGTAGTAGTTGCGGGGCTATCAATGCTAGGTGGTGGATTAGATACCCTGTTTAAAGATGTAAACAGTAAATTGGGAACTTCTACCGGCGGCGGGACAAGTCCCTAA
- a CDS encoding response regulator — MQEKIRVIIVDDHPLVREGLRKVLTLDDEIEVIDEAGDGQGAINLARRLRPDVVLMDINMPGTNGIEATRVIKREIPSTGIIALTIHEEEEYVLELVRAGVSGYVLKDIAPAKLLETIKTVAKGPSVIDPGITNKLFGELNRLSKRRKEKEEWETLTDREMDVLQLMSQGCSNKEIARSLTISEKTVKNHVTNIFRKLQVEDRTQAVLFAIKHRLVDLNS, encoded by the coding sequence ATGCAGGAAAAAATCAGAGTGATTATCGTTGACGATCATCCCCTGGTGAGAGAGGGACTAAGAAAAGTTTTGACCCTGGACGATGAGATTGAGGTCATAGACGAAGCGGGGGATGGACAGGGAGCTATTAATTTGGCCCGCAGGCTGAGACCTGATGTTGTGTTGATGGATATCAATATGCCCGGAACTAACGGTATTGAGGCAACACGGGTAATCAAACGGGAAATTCCCTCTACCGGCATTATTGCCTTGACCATCCATGAAGAGGAGGAGTATGTCTTGGAGTTAGTGCGGGCAGGGGTATCGGGCTACGTATTGAAGGATATTGCACCCGCCAAACTGTTGGAGACCATTAAAACCGTAGCCAAAGGCCCGTCCGTAATCGATCCTGGCATTACCAATAAACTTTTTGGCGAGTTAAATCGCCTCAGTAAACGCCGTAAAGAAAAAGAGGAGTGGGAAACCCTTACTGACAGGGAGATGGATGTACTCCAGCTGATGTCCCAAGGGTGCAGCAATAAAGAAATCGCCCGGAGTCTGACTATCAGCGAGAAGACTGTAAAAAACCATGTTACCAATATATTCCGTAAACTTCAGGTGGAGGACAGAACTCAGGCTGTACTCTTTGCCATCAAACACCGTCTTGTTGATTTAAATTCATAG